The sequence below is a genomic window from Xyrauchen texanus isolate HMW12.3.18 chromosome 46, RBS_HiC_50CHRs, whole genome shotgun sequence.
tcccatggaaaaaaaaatctgtaatctgattacaatatataAGTAATTAGAAATaggtagtggattacttttgagTAAATTACCCAACACAGATTGGGAATATGGAATTTTTCcacttttataaatacatttgtcaccgtgcaggaccatttaaaacaaacatctggaggcaaaaaggtgattaaaatggtgaaaaacgcAGCACCTAAAATATACTTTGCCTGcaaacatttttgcacattttacgTAAAATGAAAGCTTGAATTGGCATTGCATGTTCTATCAAAGTAACAGCAACTTGGCCATAAAATGAGCGCGAGGGCCACAAGGTACCTATTTGTGATTTCCTTAAAATCATTAATATGTTCCACTGAGCTAAAGCGTGTATCCGGACTGACGTTTGGACAAACACATCCAAATTTCACTTCCAAATTAGTCACAAGATCATTTCTTGATCTATAACCCCATGAAAAATCTTTGCACGTCCGTCCAGCTCATCTCGGCCAAACGTAAACACACATTACATATTCATCGGCCGCCGGTCTGCACGCTACCAGCGAGGGCCATAAAACTGCAAATTTGATTACATGTGCCCTTTGGCTCTGAGTCGAGGGGACAAAGAAACCGCCTGTCTGCGGCGATTAGCATGCCCAGCATGAGGTGATGTTGCCACCCAAAAGTCTGGCCCGAACCCCCCCTGTGCTGCGACATGCTTGTTTACAGCACGAACTCCGGACACAACACACTTCCGCTCTGGAAGAGACCAAAGTCGGCCATTAAACATCTCTGAGATCTCGTCAAATACTTCCACCTTTCTTGATCTGAAGTTTGATATCAACATTCATTTTATATCTCTTTATTCTGACTGAATGaattgtgtctatttttatttctccaaagGACTTCataagaaacatctgagacaaagttgatacttcatCCAGTCTCCTGAACTTCTGAACGATAACATTTTCAGCTGAGCAGCTTTATAATATCTTTTGCTATCTTGTTTATTTCTTGTTGTTATGGGTATTGATGGCTGACGTTCAGACACTTCTCTGTTTTTTAGTTGATTTTgtcacaaaagttaaatgatgGTAGAACAAGAGTGGTTACTTGTGTTTTGATTTGCTAAAGAaaagtaaaattaattttaaagtttctctttggcctttttaaaaaaaacaaattgaaaatatACGAGTGAATATCATAAAAACAATTTTTggttcatatttcaccccaaaatcaatggacaaaaaatgtaataaaaatatataataataacaataatatatttacacaCTGATTATCTTTATATatggtataatatatataaaatattatttaataaaaaatatgcatacaatatatatataaaacagtgtcAATCAGcaatttacaattacattataTATTCCCACCAAATTCTCATTATAATGCATCCATACCTCACTCTTAGAGAAATGGTTCTCTAGGTTTCTTTACTCAGCTGCAAAGAACCCTTCATGAAAAAAGGTTCTATTTACAaagacaatttgtttttttttgcatctgaactttttaattaacatttctaTTAAATACTTTTCTGGttataaaaaaaactacattttaaaactaaacaaCCAACCAAATGTTATGATTCCATGTTGGGAACCactaaaaggttctatatagaaccctttTCACTTGATTCAAAGAACCCTTTAGGGTTCTATTTAGAACCTGTTTGGGATTTCAAATATGAAGTGAGCGATAGAACCCTTTTGGGTCCTGTATGGAAACTTTTAGGGGATCCAAATATGAAGCGAGTGATAGAACCCTTTTGAGTCCTGTATGGAACTTTTTAGGGATTCCAAATATGAAGTGAGCGATAGAACCCTTTTGGGTCCTGTATGGAACCTTTTAGGGATCCAAATATGAAGTGAGCGATAGAACCCTTTTGGGTCCTGTATGGAACCTTTTAGGGATCCAAATATGAAGTGAGCGATAGAACCCTTTTGGGTCCTGTATGGAACCTTTTAGGGATCCAAATATGAAGCGAGTGATAGAACCCTTTTGAGTCCTGTATGGAACTTTTTAGGGATTCCAAATATGAAGTGAGCGATAGAACCCTTTTGGGTCCTGTATGGAACCTTTTAGGGATCCAAATATGAAGTGAGCGATAGAACCCTTTTGGGTCCTGTATGGAACCTTTTAGGGATCCAAATATGAAGTGAGCGATAGAACCCTTTTGGGTCCTGTATGGAACCTTTTAGGGGATCCAAATAAGAAGCGAGCGATAGAACCCTTTTGGGTCCTGTATGGAACCTTTTAGGGGATCCAAATAAGAAGCGAGCGATAGAACCCTTTTGGGTCCTGTATGGAACCTTTTAGGGAATCCAAATAAGAAGCGAGCGATAGAACCCTTTTGGGTTCTATGTGAAAACATTTCTGGGTAAAAATAGAAATGTTCTGCTCATTTGTTTTCTTCATTAGAACAATTCCGATATTGTTTCTTAAAAtctcaagatcgatcttttactaaAGCGCAAACCtctaaaatgcaataaaattgcATCATATTTATTAATAGGAATACGTTGAATTTTAAAtctcctttgaaaatcaaaaatgcgaccaaaataatgaaaaagtaatgataacataaaatgtgtaaattgtATATTTTCATCAGAATGCACCTTGTTTATATTAcaacattagctgagagagaacgTCTTTCAAATGTCAGTAAAATAGACATTAGAACTGAAATAATCCCAAATGAATTGAAATCAGACTCAAATTGTGAACTTTGAGAGTTTGTAATTCTCAAACATTAAATCTGATATTTCCTGTAATACAATAAAATCCCACTTTTTGATAGCAAACTAGTTCTCATTGTCCACAGATCTGCGACAGACAACAATGAACTAAAGAAATATAGTCCACACTGATGGACTGAGAGGCAGATTCGTCTCTTTAACGGCCTTCTCAATAGATTCCACTGAAAAAAGATATTTCTATTTACTGCCTCGCGCTTCTGTTTGAGTTAAACTTTGTCCGGGAGTCTATTGTCTCCAATGTCTATCATTTAATGGGAACTTTGACATAATGAATGAAGCGGTCCCACCTTCTGTCGGACAGAAAGAGCCCACTCTTATCAGACCTCCAGAGCTCGACCAATCAGAGCGCAGCCAGAGACGCCCATGTGGAAAGAGCCAAAGAGGTTATTGTTTTCTTTGTGGTTTTTAATGAACTTTACTCCGTCCATTTGACTGGAATACACCCATATTAGTAGGAAGGGTCCAGATTCAGAATGATCTCGTAAACAACGAGTTGTCCAAGAAAAATGGCAGAATTTCCTCCGAGACATCCAGGTTTTGGGATTTCTGGGAAGTGCTTTCTCATTGACAATCTGTTGCGTCCTGGGAATTCTTCACCTGTTGGTCGGCCTTCATCAGGTGTCCGTCTGAAGAGATGTTTTCCGACTCTGGTTTACGGACCTCTGGGTATGGTGCCGAAAGGGAAGTGTGTCTCTCCGGAAAACCACATGTGTCCTCAAAGGAAGGATAGGAAAGGTAAGATGACCTGCAACACTGAGACATGACCTGTCAAATACTCCCATGCAAATCTAATCAAACACTTGTAACTTCATGTGGGACTGTTGAACTTAATACAAACAGCGTTTCTTCTCAAATGTGTCTGTATTTATGCAAGATTCATTAGTAATATAGCACTACTCTGTTTCTCAATATTTGGTGCTGCACAAAAAATACCTTTATATCATATATAAgttaaaaacaagcaaatatcCCACCTAtttaatttgtaaatgtattCGTATTTCTaaacatttatgtatatatattgtattgatcTATTTATTCATGCATGTTTGTCCAGACTGATATCTAACATCTGTATATCTGATCATATTTTTGTGAATTGTCTTATTCCACCGCAAACTCATAATGACATCTTGATTTGAAAACACTTTGGCCGTTGAGCAgtgctttattaatatttaatttgttttaatacaCAAAAACGAAAGCACTTTAtgtacacttatatatatatatatattattttagccGATTTGAAGATTTACACTTTTCAATTTCATTGCAACATTTCATCAAATGTAAGTGTGCAATGatgtacggaagccctgaaccgcaaggtgaaaaaaacattgatgaaaaaataaattaattgtatcaGTTCGTTGTATCaagtcttacattttttttctctcttcaaacgtttctttaatattataaaaaaacaaaaacaaaaaaaaaaaacaagatattattttttcactattcaaaaaataaaacaaattcctttaaaaaaaataaaatctatattttttttaattaattatatatttttgtaaaacgatggtctaattttacatttaatggttttaattattagtagtttagGAACTTGATTAATTCTCGGTTGTTTGGGGTTCATAATGTTCATGCATGAGTCAGTCGACCGGACGACTGCAATGGAGATAAAACAGGAGATACTTTCagagattttttttaagtaaaaaaaaaataattttaagagagaatgtttttttttttttaagagatttttttttaagacttaggctcaggaacaaacagagacaaaaaaaaaatgtcaccgttttttttttcaccttgcggttcagggcttccgtaatgatgaaaaaacgttttattaataaaacttaaaatattattattattattaaagattactcaattcagtttgatggaattttatgATATTGAAATGCGTAATCTTATCATTATTTGTTCAGTGTACGTAGTTTCAAAAATATCATCtgttaaatatgttaaatgtaAATTACTCAGTTACAGTTACACACTCTTGGAAATACACACACTGCAAAGATTAACTcagaaattaagatatttttaagcaTTAATGTAGAGAAACGTCAGTTACAGTATATCATTATGCCAacacataaaaacatgtttttgaacATGCACCACATTAATAACATTCAGTAGTTCCCTAATAccctataatataattaaaatacagttttcatctgtctctctatctctaggAGCTCCTCTCCTGTGCCACACTAGATCTCAGCCTGTGATGTCATCTACCCCCCTGTTTACTAGTAAGCACAAAcagcccccccccacacacacaaatgcaatttattaaataaatatacagtctgcatgtgctgcactcttcaaagtgaatgtgaaaatgtcacattttatgagcattgaGAGCTGCGCTTGTTGCAGTTGACGACAGAAGAGATCGCACATTCACTGTGAAGCgtgcagcacctgcagactatatatttatttaactaaatCGCAGCATTTAGCAATATAATAATCGCACAGGGCCATATAAATAAAGCCTTATTCTTAATTCATAAGTGAGAATCTACACACACATagattttgtgtgtattttggcCAATATGATGACATCCCTTCCACTATTTAAGTGCTGAAAGTGCTCAAAACGTCCCATAttgaccgctcaaaatgctcaatTGTCCCGCACCCTAGCATGGGCATAGAAAACTATTAAGCACACCCTAGTTGGGAGTCAAAAGTACCAATACTTCGGTATCAAGttgatattacaattaaaaaGATGCAACGATATTAGTGTTTTTGCAGTAGCGGTAGATCCGAGTACCAACTCAATTCTGTCCGACTAACACAagactgctttaaaatgctcacacgCTTATGAGTGTGTGCTGTTTCTCCTGTTATGCAATATACAGTaattaaatatacagtctgcatgtgctgcacactttaaAGTGAATGCGTGAAGCCGCTCATACTTTCAAAAcgtcacattttatgagcattgtGCGCTGCGCCTGATCGCACATTCACTGTGAAGCAtgcagcacctgcagactatatatttatacacttaaATCGCAGCATTTAAACAACATATAAACAACGTCTTATTCAGAAGAGTgaaactaccatcaaaaacacagaaaatggAAAAGACTTCCTATAGCCTACTGTATAGTTGAATgttatatttactgtaataatagtcataattatagttatatttaagcaatatctcacaagcaagagtgctctGCTCAATATAACTTTCATCAATGTTTCATTTATGATGTGATGGTCTATTGTGCAAAAACAAAAGGACCGATTTTGTGTTTTAGATCTGTCAGATTTGGGGGGATATAAAAACACCTTCCATGAAAACAGTTTAGTGGTTCGACACTTTCCCACAgagctctacacacacacacacacacacacacacacacacacacacacacacacacacacacacacacacacacacacacacacacacacacacacacacacacactgacccagAATCAGCTAAAACCACCGCTTGGAAACCAGCTCAAACTCCACAATGGTCTCGGATCAGAACGGAAGGTCATCAACAACACAATACACCCACATTCCTGCACAGAGGTGGGCGGAATCGCCCATCTGGGGGTTTTTGTTCTGGCTAATGAAAAGCTGAGCTCTACACCCCGCCTCTCCATCCATTCTGCCCATTTCAGGCCCTGCAGACACGACGCCCTCAATAGAAATGACTTTTATAGACTTTTTTCAAGCTCATCTGCGTTTCGAGAGAAAGAAGCGGGGTCCATCTTTTGAAAGGGAGTAGTTAGAGATGCCGTGAGGGGGAGATAATGTGCTGGAATGTCAAATGGGTCATTTGTTGCAGGAAAAGCAGGGTTGCGGGTGTGTGGGTGAGGTTTAGGGTGATCTGACCCCTTTAATAGGGCGTTTAAGTGGAAACTATTTAGACTCAATGGTGACCAGAGACCATGACAAACTCTCTTACTCATGCCATCGAAGGTGGCCAATCTGGTGATTTGTCGAACAGTTTAAAAGGCATGAGTGAATGAagcagatagacagaaagagtaTACAAATATTGTGCTTGTTAATGCATTTAGTGTTGATGTCAGTGGTTTCTTCATTTGTGCTTTAGAAGGAATCGGTTCTGCAATGTGGAGTCCAGCCATGAACTCCAGATCCAGACCTGGAATTCTGCGGCGGGCCGTGTTCTCAGAGGAACAGAGGAAAGAGCTGGAGAGAATGTTCCGCACACAGAAATATATAAGCAAGACTGATCGCAACACACTGGCCACAGAGCTCTGTCTGAAAGAGACACAGGTCAGACATTTTCTGCCATTTTTTCGGTATAAGCCGGGTGTTAATATTACCAGGAATATAGCGTtgagttttgtgaataaggcacaatcaaacaaaaatgtgtgttccaTATTTGTGTGACGAAACGTTGGCAACACTAtagtcagaacaccctagcaactgcttagcaatgTATTAAAACCACTCAGAATGCCCTAAcagctgcatagcaacatgctaaatacTATTCAGAAGAACCTAATAACTTTATATTAACATGATAATTACAATAAATActatacagaacaccctagcaactgcttatCAACGTGCTAAATACTATTTGGAAGAACCTAAGAACTTTATAGTAACATGCTAAATACTATAAATActatacagaacaccctagcatctgcTAATCAACATACTAAATACTATTCGGAAGAGCCTAATAACTTTATAGTAACatgataaatacaataaatactatacagaacaccctagcaactgcttataATTGTGCTAAATACTATTCGGAAGAACCTAAGAACTTTATAGTAACATGCTAAATACTATAAATActatacagaacaccctagcatctgcTAATCAGCGTGCTAAATACTATTCGGAAGAGCCTAATAACTTTATAGTAACatgataaatacaataaatactatacagaacaccctagcaactgcttataATTGTGCTAAATACTATTCGTAAGAACCTAAGAACTTTATAGTAACATGCTAAATACTATAAATActatacagaacaccctagcaactgcgtATCAACGTGCTAAATACTATTCGGAAGAACCTAATAACTTTATAGTAACATGATAAATGCAATAAATACTAtacagaacaccctatcaactgcTTATCAACATGCTAAATACTATTCGGAAGAGCCAAATAACTTTCtagtaacatgctaaaaaccacctaGAATGAACTAACAGCTGCATAGCAATATGCTAACATCAtgcagaacaccccagcaactgcTTAGTTACATGCTAAATACTATAAATactattcagaacaccctagcaactgcttataATTGTGCTAAATACTATTCGGAAGAGCCTAATAACTTTCtagtaacatgctaaaaaccacctaGAATGAACTAACAGCTGCATAGCAATATGCTAACATCAtgcagaacaccccagcaactgcTTAGTTACATGCTAAATACTATTCGGAAGAACCTAAGAACTTTATAGTAACATGCTAAATActatacagaacaccctagcaattgcTTATCAACATGCTAAATACTATTCGGAAGAGCCTAATAACTTTCtagtaacatgctaaaaaccacctaGAATGAACTAACAGCTGCATAGCAATATGCTAACATCatgcagaacaccctagcaactgcttagTTACATGCTAAATACTATTCGGAAGAACCTAAGAACTTTATAGTAACATGCTAAATACTATAAATACTAtacagaacaccccagcaactgcTTATCAACATGCTAAATACTATTCGGAAGAGCCTAATAACTTTCtagtaacatgctaaaaaccacctaGAATGAACTAACAGCTGCATAGCAATATGCTAACATCAtgcagaacatcctagcaactgctTAGTTACATGCTAAATACTATTCGGAAGAACCTAAGAACTTTATAGTAACATGCTAAATACTATAAATActatacagaacaccctagcaactgcttatCAACATGCTAAATACTATTTGGAAGAACCTAATAACTTTCTAGTAACatgataaatacaataaatactgtacagaacaccctagcaactgcttataATTGTGCTAAATACTATTCGGAAGAACCTAAGAACTTTATAGTAACATACTAAATACTATAAATActatacagaacaccctagcatctgcTAATCAACGTGCTAAATACTATTCGGAAGAGCCTAATAACTTTATAGTAACATGATAAAAACCACCTAGAATGAACTAACAGCTGCATAGCAATATGCTAACATCatgcagaacaccctagcaactgcttagTTACATGCTAAATACTATTCGGAAGAACCTAAGAACTTTATAGTAACATGCTAAATACTATAAATActatacagaacaccctagcaactgcttatCAACATGCTAAATACTATTTGGAAGAGCCTAATAACTTTCtagtaacatgctaaaaaccacctaGAATGAACTAACAGCTGCATAGCAATATGCTAACATCatgcagaacaccctagcaactgcttagTTACATGCTAAATACTATTCGGAAGAACCTAAGAACTTTAtattaacatgctaaatactataaatactatacagaacaccctagcaactgcttatCAACATGCTAAATACTATTCGGAAGAACCTAATAACTTTCTAGTAACatgataaatacaataaatactatacagaacaccctagcaactgcttataATTGTGCTAAATACTATTCGGAAGAACCTAAGAACTTTATAGTAACATGCTAAATACTATAAATActatacagaacaccctagcatctgcTAATCAACGTGCTAAATACTATTCGGAAGAGCCTAATAACTTTATAGTAACatgataaatacaataaatactatacagaacaccctagcaactgcttataATTGTGCTAAATACTATTCGGAAGAGCCTAATAACTTTATAGTAACatgataaatacaataaatactatacagaacaccctagcaactgcttataATTGTGCTAAATACTATTCGGAAGAACCTAAGAACTTTATAGTAACATGATAAATACTATAAATActatacagaacaccctagcatctgcTAATCAACGTGCTAAATACTATTCAGAAGAACCTAAGAACTTTCTAGTAACatgataaatacaataaatactatacagaacaccctagcaaccgcttatcAACATGCTAAATACTATTCGGAAGAGCCTAATAACTTTCTAGTAACATGATAAATGCAATAAATActatacagaacaccctagcaactgcttataATTGTGCTAAATACTATTCGGAAGAACCTAAGAACTTTATATTAACATGATAATTACAATAAATActatacagaacaccctagcaactgcttatCAACGTGCTAAATACTATTTGGAAGAACCTAAGAACTTTATAGTAACATGCTAAATACTATAAATActatacagaacaccctagcatctgcTAATCAACATACTAAATACTATTCGGAAGAGCCTAATAACTTTATAGTAACatgataaatacaataaatactatacagaacaccctagcaactgcttataATTGTGCTAAATACTATTCGGAAGAACCTAAGAACTTTATAGTAACATGATAAATACTATAAATActatacagaacaccctagcaactgcttatCAACGTGCTAAATACTATTCGGAAGAGCCTAATAACTTTCTAGTAACatgataaatacaataaatactatacagaacaccctagcaactgcttataATTGTGCTAAATACTATTCAGAAGAACCTAAGAACTTTATAGTAACATGCTAAATACTATAAATActatacagaacaccctagcaactgcttatCAACGTGCTAAATACTATTCGGAAGAACCTAAGAACTTTATAGTAACATGATAAATGCAATAAATACTAtacagaacaccctatcaactgcTTATCAACATGCTAAATACTATTCGGAAGAGCCTAATAACTTTCTAGTAACATgctaaatacaataaatactatacagaacaccctagcaactgcttatCAACATGCTAAATACTATTCGGAAGAGCCTAATAACTTTCTAGTAACATGCTAAATACTATAAATactattcagaacaccctagcaactgcttataATTGTGCTAAATACTATTTGGAAGAACCTAAGAACTTTATAGTAACATGCTAAATACTATAAATActatacagaacaccctagcatctgcTAATCAACGTGCTAAATACTATTCGGAAGAGCCTAATAACTTTATAGTAACatgataaatacaataaatactatacagaacaccctagcaactgcttataATTGTGCTAAATACTATTCGTAAGAACCTAAGAACTTTATAGTAACATGCTAAATACTATAAATActatacagaacaccctagcaactgcttatCAACGTGCTAAATACTATTC
It includes:
- the LOC127638296 gene encoding homeobox protein DBX2-like; amino-acid sequence: MAEFPPRHPGFGISGKCFLIDNLLRPGNSSPVGRPSSGVRLKRCFPTLVYGPLGMVPKGKCVSPENHMCPQRKDRKGAPLLCHTRSQPVMSSTPLFTKGIGSAMWSPAMNSRSRPGILRRAVFSEEQRKELERMFRTQKYISKTDRNTLATELCLKETQVKIWFQNRRMKWRNSREKESTCTRPAMELLKVWSESQPEDAQKKSSTDDTHRTRDTRPERR